The following coding sequences lie in one Synechococcus sp. PCC 7336 genomic window:
- a CDS encoding HlyD family type I secretion periplasmic adaptor subunit: MQQQTTQVSNEWDADTRDSEALTVRNNEAIAVATPSTALAIPDPSADIQWWSESLQTVLDRPPSALPFRLIAGGVAFFCIFGIWAGFGRIEEVGQAQGTLVPEGEVFKVQPAEAGTVVNIAVEEGEEVDRGQLIAELDSLVATTEVERLEEMLASYRQQFGQNQIAMAELARDTQSRLAIANATLEAQQVVIAQNQRDIAAKQELLSLLDIEIVAHTDRLENLRPYAEDGVISREYLFNAEQSLRDRMSAIAQARGDRDRVIAETLKLRAELEQRQAEVYRTESEARQRLQELEMKETQLQADIDETEKQLEAAQAKLDRLFLYAPVDGVVSSLNIRNTGEVTQQGDTIAEIAPEDAPLVLLAALPDREAGFIEVGMLAQVKLDAFPYQDFGIIKGTVNSISPDAEANEQMGAVYQVEISLERTYISSDGRDIELKAGQTGQAEIVIRQQRIIDVLLDPIQRLRGDGLSL; the protein is encoded by the coding sequence ATGCAACAGCAAACTACACAGGTGTCTAATGAATGGGATGCTGACACCCGAGACAGCGAAGCATTAACAGTCCGAAACAATGAAGCGATCGCCGTTGCTACCCCCTCGACTGCCCTAGCAATACCCGATCCTTCTGCAGATATTCAATGGTGGAGTGAGTCACTCCAAACAGTGCTCGATCGCCCTCCGAGCGCGCTGCCGTTCCGCCTGATTGCGGGCGGAGTTGCCTTCTTCTGCATCTTTGGCATTTGGGCGGGCTTCGGGCGCATTGAAGAAGTTGGGCAGGCCCAAGGGACGTTAGTCCCAGAAGGGGAGGTGTTTAAAGTTCAACCCGCTGAAGCGGGCACAGTGGTCAATATTGCGGTTGAGGAAGGGGAGGAGGTCGATCGAGGCCAGTTGATTGCAGAGTTAGATAGCCTCGTGGCGACGACAGAGGTGGAACGATTGGAGGAAATGCTGGCCTCCTATCGACAGCAATTCGGCCAAAACCAGATCGCAATGGCAGAACTGGCCCGAGACACCCAGTCGCGGTTAGCGATCGCCAACGCAACCTTAGAGGCCCAGCAAGTGGTCATTGCCCAAAATCAGCGCGACATTGCGGCTAAGCAAGAGCTTCTCTCCTTACTAGACATCGAAATTGTCGCCCACACAGATCGGCTGGAAAATTTGCGCCCCTACGCTGAAGACGGGGTGATTTCCCGCGAGTACTTGTTCAATGCCGAGCAATCGCTGCGCGATCGCATGAGCGCGATCGCCCAAGCCCGAGGCGATCGCGATCGGGTTATTGCCGAAACACTCAAGCTGCGGGCAGAGTTAGAGCAAAGGCAAGCGGAGGTGTATCGGACAGAATCTGAGGCACGCCAGCGACTGCAAGAGCTGGAGATGAAAGAAACTCAATTGCAAGCAGATATCGACGAAACGGAAAAGCAGTTGGAAGCGGCACAGGCGAAGCTCGATCGCCTCTTCCTCTACGCCCCTGTCGATGGAGTGGTCTCCTCCCTCAACATCCGCAATACCGGCGAAGTCACTCAGCAAGGAGACACCATCGCCGAGATTGCCCCCGAGGATGCACCTCTCGTGTTGTTAGCTGCCCTGCCCGACCGGGAAGCTGGCTTTATTGAGGTGGGAATGCTAGCCCAGGTCAAGCTGGACGCATTTCCCTATCAAGATTTCGGCATCATTAAGGGGACGGTCAACTCCATCTCCCCCGATGCAGAGGCGAACGAGCAAATGGGAGCCGTTTATCAAGTAGAAATTTCCCTCGAACGTACGTATATTTCTAGCGATGGTCGCGATATCGAACTCAAGGCTGGCCAGACCGGCCAAGCCGAGATTGTCATCCGCCAGCAGCGGATTATCGACGTTCTGCTCGATCCGATTCAGCGCTTGCGAGGCGATGGGCTCAGTTTATAG